The genomic DNA ATATTAACGGAAAAAATGTCGGAATTATCCAAAATACAAAACCCTCAATTTAAACCTAATTTAAAAGTTATCTCATTAACTAATATTATTGAGGATGTTATGAAGAAAGTAGATTATTTCGTATCTGTAAAGCAGTTAAATGTGCAATCTAACATTAAACAAGATGTACAAGTTTTAGCTGATCCTAAATTTATTCAAACTGCTATTTTTAACATTATTTCAAATGCAATTCATTATACAATTGACCATCAGCATGTATATATAAAGCTTTATGAAAAACCAAACGGTTACGCATTAGAAGTATTAAATACAGGTTCACAAATAGATGAAGATAAACTTGCCCATTTATTTGAACCATTCTATCGCGCAAACCCTGACAAACATGGCTTAGTACAAGGTAGTGGTCTTGGGTTATACATTGTAAAACAAATACTAGATAAGCATCAGTTTCCTTATGGGATACAAAACACACCTCAAGGTGTAAAATGTTCTATTGTATTCCCAAAAGCAATGTAAAAACCTACTACAATTTCATACCCCAAATTCATACTTCGTATGAGTGGCGGAATTTTGTAGAGTATCTTACTCTGTTTCGTTCGCCCGTTATCCTTATTTGGATAGCGGGCGTTTTTTATTATTTAAAAGGAGGATTTTCATGGAGAAATTTAAGTATTCATTACTCGTTTTATTCGGAGCTTGTAGCTACGGTGTACTTTCAACTATTTTCAAACTCGGATTTATTGATGGGTTTTCAGCACATCAACTATTAGGAGGACAATATGTCTTCGGATGGATTGGGCTTCTTCTGCTCGTTCTTTTCGTTTCACGTCATAAAGTAACAAAAAAACAATTCTTCTCCTTACTAACAGTTGGCACAACAATGAGTATGACTGGTATTTTCTACGCTATTTCTGTAGAAGAACTACCAGCATCTATCGCTGTCGTCCTACTTTTCCAGTTCACATGGATTGGTGTAGTTATTGAAGCAATTGCCAATCGAACATTTCCAAGCCGTGAAAAAGTTATATCTATCATTATTTTATTTACTGGTACATTGTTTGCAGGCGGTGTCTTTGAAGGTCTTGGACAAAACTTTTCCATGAAAGGTATTATCTTTGGTCTATTAGCCGCTGCCTCTTTTTCATTCTATGTTTTTGCAAGTGGGCGCGTTGCTACAGAAGTTCCGCCTTATACAAAAAGCTTTCTTATGACAACAAGCGCTACTCTTATCGTATGCCTATTCTTCCCGCCAACCTTTTTAACAGACGGTGCCCTGCAAGCCGGTCTTTGGAAATACGCTTTCTTCCTCGGATTATTCGGTGTTGTCGTACCTGTCATTTGTTTTTCAATTGGCGTACCGAAAGTAGGAACAGGACTTAGTACAATACTAGGAGCAGCTGAATTACCAACGGCCATTATCGCTTCTATTACACTTGTACATGAAGTCGTAACATTCATGCAGTGGATTGGGATAATCTTTATACTACTTGGGATTTTCACTCCTCAGCTACTTACGGCTAGGAAAGGGAAGGAACGGAATAGTATACATACTGCATAACAAAAGACCTTTCATTCACTTGAAAGGTCTTTTTCTCTATCTCACTTTACCGCTCCATATAGTTTCTCTATCTCACACTCAATTTGTTTTACATCGATTCTTTCAAATAATGGCTGCACACTATTAATTTGATTCGGTAACGTATTTTGAGGTTCCCAATTCTTTTTAACAATCGATAATGTGTTTCTAACTCTTTCACTTGAAAATGGTAAAAACGGTTCAAGGAGATTTGCAAAATTAGCGATGAGATACACACAGTTATAAATCGTCTCTTCGCATGAAACTGGATCATCTTCTCGTTGTTTCCACGGTTGTCTCTCATCAAAATATTTATTTGCAAAACGTACTGCATCAAATATTGATTCTAGCGCTACCTTAAATTTAGTTTGCTCAATCGCCTCTCCTACATTTTTATATAATCCTTCTACTTTATCTTTCAGCTCTACATCAATACTTCCCTTTGGTACAATGCCATCATAATATTTTTCAATAAACTTTAATGTCCGGTTTACAAAGTTCCCGTATGCACCTAACAATTCACTATTATGACTGTAAATAAATTCTCGCCATGAAAAATCAGTATCGCGATTTTCTGGTGCATTGACTGTTAAAAAGTAACGAATAGAATCTGGATTATAGCGTTCTAATATGTCAGGTACCCATACTGCCCAGTTTTTACTTGTCGATAATTTTCTTTTTTCAACTGTTAAATATTCATTCGACACGATATGACGAGGAATTGCCCCTTCTCCTATTCCAAGCAATACCGCTGGCCAAATGATAGAATGAAACGGAATATTATCCTTTCCGTGCACATAATATGTTTTCGCTTCTCTATCCCAAAACTCTTGATCATCTTTCCCTGTTCCTTCAGCCCAATGTTTACTCGCTGAATAATACCCTGTCACCGCTTCAATCCATACGTAAATTTTTTTACCTTCGTATCCCGATACTGGAATTGGAACTCCGATTGGTAAATCACGTGACACTGTCCTATCTTGTAACCCTTCTTTTACATATCTTTCTGTTAGCTGAATTGCATTGTCACGCCATGTTCCTTTTTGTTTTGCAATTTCTACAGACTCTTTAATTTGGTGCTGAAATGTATGCAATGCGAAATAGAAATGTTCTGTTTCCTGTACTGATGGCGTACTACCACATAACTTACATTTCTTGTCTAACAAATCAAGTGGATCTAAAATAGCAGAACATGCATCACATTGATCTCCTCTCGCTGCTTCATGACAATGTGGACAAATGCCTTCTACATAACGATCAGGTAAAAACTGCGTACACGTTTCGCAATATGCTTGTTCCACTGTTTTTTTATAAATGTAGCCTTCTTCTAATAAACGTAAAAAAACTTTTTGAACCGTTTCATGATGGTGCTCACTATCTGTACGTGTATAGCAATCATACGTAAAACCTAAATCCTGAAAACATCGCTCAAATTCTTCATGATACTTATCAGCAATTTTCTTCGCCGTCACTCCTTCTTGTTTTGCCCTAATTGCAATCGGTGTTCCATTACAATCACTTCCCGAAACATACAACACATTCTCACCTTTTGCCCGGTAATAACGTGCTAAAATATCTCCAGGTAACAAGCTCGCAATATGTCCAAGATGTAACGAACCATTTGCATACGGCCAAGCGCCTCCAATAAAAATACTCATCTTATATTCCTCCTTTAAAATACAAAAAGCCCCGCCCTTATCTTAAAAAAGATAAGGGCGGGGCTGTATAAACAGTCGCGGTACCACCTTATTTCGCCAATTACTCACATAATTAGCCTTAACAAGTACGGAGCTATATGCTCTTATACTGTGGTTTTGATAACGAGTACCAACTCTCGTCGCCGCCTACTATTATCATTTGATAAGTTCAGGACGAAGCTCAAAGGCCATTGTTCAAATGAATATTCTTGCTTCTTCTCAGCTACCGAAGCTCTCTGGAAAGAATGTGTTCATCCTACTTTTCCTTTTCAACGCTTTTACGTATAACATGTATTGTACGACTTAATCACAGAAAAATCAAACTTTTATCCAGAAAGAAAAGGAAATCCCATCCCCCTGCCGAATACCTATACGTTCACAAAAGGAGTGATACGATTGAATCAAAAACAACTAAGCACACGTAATGAAAAAAGCTGGAATGCAGCTGCTTATGAAGCTTGGACGAATCGCCACGGGGCGCCAGCTGATTATGCGAAAAAGCTCATAGAAAATCCTATGCGCGAGGTAGATCACTATTTACCTTACATACAATCTCCAAAAGGAAAACGTATTATTAATTTACTCGGGTCAAAAGGAAATAAAGCCGTCTCTCTTGCTCTTTTAGGGGCTGACGTAACGGTTGTTGATATTTCAGCAAGTAATGCAAAATATGCAAATGAACTTGCTGAAGCAGCCGGTGTCTCTATCCAGTATATCGTTTCTGATGTATTAAATGTCCAACTCTCCGAATCATTTGATATCGTATTGCTGGAACTTGGTGTACTCCATTACTTTCTAGATTTAAAACCGCTCTTCCAAAAAATTGCTACCTTACTTAAGCGAGATGGAATGCTTATTCTTCGTGACTATCATCCTGTTTACACTAAATTATTAGGAGTAGACCATCCCTCATTTCAGGCCAATGGGAATTATTTCGATGAAGAATTAATTGAAGATGATGTTGCTTATAGCATCCTTCTTACAGAAGCGCAGAAAGAATCGTTACCTAAAACAACCATCCGTCGTTGGACGCTAGGAGAAATTATTACAACACTTGCAGAAGAACATTTTAAAATTGAAAAACTAGTTGAAGAACACGGTTCGCATCAAAGATGGGTCTTTCCTTCTACTGCACCGGAAGGAATTGAAGAACGAATACCCGGTCTATATACATTAATTGCGACAGCATGCAAAAAAGGATCCCTTCACGGATAGGATCCTTTTTGCATGCTCACGCATATAAGTTGAGGTTGGAGATTACCATAATTCTGTAGAATAGGACACAAGATATTTCAACATTTCGTCTCTGACTTACGTCGTCAAAAAGGGGTATGACCAACATAACGAAGAGTAATGTTCATAGTTGATACTGATAATCGTTATCAACTAATTAGAAGTATACATGATGTTATTTCAAATTACAATAGTATTTCTAATTTTTATTTATGAACTTTTTGATATACAAATGTATACATTTTAAGAACATTTACTCATATCAATCTGCCATCTTCCATTATCTGCTATAATTTTCATTGAACAGATTAATAACTTCATAATGATGTTTTTATTAATTCTGCTCTTAATATTTATAAATTATAATAAATAGTTTTTAAAAGGCAGGGGTAACGATGAAATATGTTAGTATTCGAAAAAAACTACTCTTCACACTCTTAAGTATTTCTTCTTTATTTAGCATCGCTCTTATTGTTATTCTTTCATTCGCCATGAGCCAAGCAAGTGAAATTGAAACGTTAAAAAATGATGTATCCAAAAGAGCAACAATTTTAAAAGAACGTGGTGATTGGTTCCAAGCACAAGTTGCTGGTTTACAAGAATATTTACTGTCACATGATCAAAAAGGATTAGATAAATTCAACCGAGAAGGAAAAAAACTAGCTGATACTAGAGAAAAAGTAACAAGTGATAAAAAACTTCCAGAAGGAATGAAAGAAGCCATTTTAATGGGAGGAAAATGGCGCAGCGTCATAGATAATGAAGTCCTCCCTCTCGCTCGCGAAGGAAAATGGGAAGAAGCATCCAAAATCGCTTTAGCTCAAACCGATTATGTAAATGACCTTTTAGGTCGTTTTACGAAATATGCAAATGAAGAAAATGATAAACGTGACGCATTAATTACTGACGTAGAGTCTTCTTCATCTCTTATTCAATATATTATTTTCTTCTCACTCATTACATGTACAATAACTTCTATCTTATTAGCATGGTGGTTCTCTGGTAAACTCGTTAAACCGATACGACAAATTGATGAGAAATTAAAAGAATTAGCTTCTCAAGATGGCGATTTAACTGCTAGATTGCACGTAACGAGTAAAGATGAAATTGGTGATATCGCCAATTCCTTTAATCAAATGCTTGCTAACTTACAACGTATAATAAAACAAGTGCAACAAACATCAACAAGTGTAAAAGAAGCGTCTGAAAATGTGTTTATCGAAACAACTTCTTCTATGGAAAACACAGCAAAAACGCAAGAAACTATGAATGCCCTTGAACATAATATTCGTTCACAAGTCTCCAGCATCGAGGAAAGTTCAACTGCAATGGATGATATGACAACGAGTGTTCAGCGTATTGCAGAATCTGCCTCTTCTGTTGCTAGCCTAGCTGTTACAACTTCAGAAAAAGCAGATAGTGGTAATAAAGTCATTGAGAAATCTATTACACAAATGCATACCATTAACGAAGCTGTTAACGCTACATCACAAGTAGTAGCGCGACTCATTACACATACGAATCATATTGATACTGCACTTCAATCCATTTCTAATATCGCGGAACAAACGAATTTGCTCGCTTTAAATGCTTCCATTGAAGCGGCCCGTGCTGGTGAACATGGAAAAGGATTCGCTGTTGTTGCTGATGAAGTTCGAAAACTTGCTGAACAATCCCAGCTAGCAGCAACCGATATTAACCATTTACTTCATCAAATTCAAGCAGATACAAAAATAGCAAATGAAATGATGGCGCAAGGTCAGTCAGAGGCTTCTGAAGGCATTACAGTCATTCGTACCGCTGGATCTTCATTCTCAGAAATTGTTAACCACATTAATAAAGTCTCTACACAAATGCAAGAAATGTCTGCAACTGCTGAAGAGATGGCCGCAAGTTCTGAAGAAATGAACGCTTCACTTAATAACATCGCTTCTATTTCAAATGAAGTTGCCGCCGAAACATCACAAACAGCAACTTCAGCTGGTAACCAAGTAAACAAAATGAGTGTCGTTGCTAAAAAAGCTTCTGAAATGAAAACGACCGTACAAGAACTTGAAGTTCTCGTTTCCCATTTCAAAACAAACATTTAAAGCGAAATTTTCATTTATACTTCTATGATTTCCAAATTATTAAAAAGAGAGATTTACAGTCTCTCTTTTTTCACCTTAAAATATCTCTTTCTATCTCCCATTCCGTCTGCTATAATTCCTAAAGGAAAGAAGGAAGCTTTATTCCAAACGGAGTAAAGCTTTATTTCAATTTTTATATTAATTAATTCTAATACTATGATTTCACAAAGGAGGCTTTTATCATATGAGTTTTATTAGCATTCGAAAAAAACTAATGTTTATGATGGGAACGATTTGCGCTTTATTTGGCATCGCCTTAGCTTTTATTCTATTTTCTGCTATTGATCAATCTCGTCAAGCTGAAGCATTACAAAAAGAAATTTCCCCTCTGGCAACACAATTAAAAGAGCGCGGGGATGCTTATCAAGTACAGCTCTCTGCTTTAAGAGGTTATTTATTACAACATGATCAGGTCGAATTAGACAAATTTAATTCGATGAGTAAACTTCTTGAAGATAAGAAAGAGCAACTTCTTTCAAATCCTAACCTTTCTCAATCTGTGAAGGATACAATGGAATCAGGATCAACTTGGAGAAAATTTATTGAAGAGAAAGTTTTCACTCTTGCAAAAGAACAAAAGTGGGAAGAGGCTTTACAAGTAGCTTATGCAGAAAATGGTACTGTCTATAAAGTAATTGGTGACTTCACAAATTACAGTAATGAACAAGCCAAGTTACGTGACGAATCTATCAAAAAAATTGATCAATCTTCACTACAAATTGAATATGTTATCTTCTTATCACTTGTTATTTGTATTATCGTAGCTATCATTCTTGCATGGTGGTTCTCTGGTAAACTTGTACAACCAATTCAACAAATTGATAGTAAGCTAAAAGAATTATCATCTCAAGAAGGTGACTTAACAGCTCGCCTACAAGTAAATAGTAATGATGAAATTGGTACGATCGCAACATCATTTAATAAAATGTTAGAAAACCTACAACATATCATTAATCGTGTTCAAAAAACATCGGTGGAAGTACAAAACGCTTCTGAAAATATGCTAGAAAAGACGAATATATCACGCGAGGCAACAATAAAAGTTCAAAGCTCGATGTCCAACTTAAATGCGAGTATTCAATCTCAAGCCTCTAGCATGGAAGAAAGCTCAACGGCAATGGACGATATGGCAGTAAGTGTTCAGCGCATTGCTGAATCTGCTTCATCTGTAACTGAGCTTGCTGTAGTTACATCTGAACAAGCTAACGACGGAAGTACTGTTATTCAAAAATCCGTTTCACAAATGACAACGATACACGACGCGGTAAATGCTACGTCAGAGGTGGTCGAACGTCTAATCACTCACACGAAATATATTGATACAGCTGTACAATCTATTTCTAATATCGCAGAGCAAACAAACTTACTTGCTTTAAATGCATCTATCGAAGCAGCTCGTGCTGGCGAACAAGGAAAAGGCTTCGCTGTCGTAGCTGACGAAGTTCGAAAACTTGCTGAACAATCTAAAACAGCGGCAACAGATATTAACCAATTACTACATCAAATTCAACAAGACACTGAAACTGCAAGCTCTATGATGTCACAAGGTCGTTCTGAGGCATTTGAAGGCATTCACGTCATTCGTGAAGCTGGCAATTCTTTCACAACGATTGTGGAACAAGTAAATAAAGTATCTACTCAAATGCAAGACATCTCAGCAACTGCTGAAGAAATGGCTGCAAGCGCTGAAGAAATGAACGCTTCACTGAATAACATCGCTTCTATTTCAACTGAAGTATCTAGTGAAACAGCAGCAACAGCACAATCTGCTGAGCAAAAGGTCATTACTATGAATGAGATGACTGTAACTGCTAGACAAATGAAACAAACAGTTGAAGAATTAGATCAACTCGTATCTCATTTCAAAACTGAATAGCTCAAAAAAATATCCCTCTTCCAAAAGGGATATTTTTTTGAGCTCATTTCCTGCACATTATACACATTTCCGTTATAATGAGAATCGATATCATAAATGTGTAGGAGGTGCTATTTATGTCTCAAGAAGCATTTGAAAATAAATTATATGCCAATTTAGAAGCTGTTATTGATCCTGAACTAGGCGTTGACATTGTGAACCTTGGATTAGTTTATGACGTTACAGCAGATGAAAATAATAATGCTGTCATTACGATGACGATGACTTCTATCGGTTGTCTAATGGCTGGACAAATTGTATCAGACGTAAAAAAAGTATTATCAACGAACGTACCTGAAGTCAATGAAATAGAAGTAAATGTCGTTTGGAATCCACCATGGTCTAAAGAGCGCATGTCTCGTATGGCGAAAATTGCATTAGGCATTCGCGACTAAATCAGTGGAACTTTAATCATTCGCAAATAGCTGGATAAAGAAAAGACCTGACATTCTAGTCAGGTCTTTTTCTCTTATTATTTTACGCCTACTGCATCATAAGCTTTCGCTACAGCTTGTACAGCTTTAGAATCTTTACCATATAAATCTTCAGCTGATTGAAGAGCAGCTTGACGCATCATCTTAAAGTCAGAGTTTGCAGTTAAATATTTCGTAAGAGCACGGTAATAAATTTTTTCTGTCGCTTCACGGCCTACTCCAGTTACTTTCACGCCGTAATGCTCTCCGCCATCAGATACTAAATAGGCAGCTTTATTGTTAATACTACTGTTAATATGAACGCCACCATTATCAGCTGTTCCAGTGTAGCGTTTATTGTAATGATCTGGGTAACCTTCACCTGGTTTTAATGGATTTGGAATAGATGCTGGATCTTTCAGAGAACGAAGTGCATCACCAGGTTTTCCAGGTGTATAAATGTCAGCACCTAAATCCCAGCTCTTCTTCTCAACCATGACACCCATAATATCAGATAACGATTCATTTAACGCACCTGACTCATTTTTATAAACAAGATTTGCTGTATGTTCCGTTACAGCATGCGTTAATTCATGACCGATAACATCTAGTCCAGCAGATAATGGAATGAATGTTTTTCCATCGCCATCACCATACATCATTTGTACACCATTCCAAGCTGCGTTATTCCAGCTTTCTCCAACGTGAACAGTCGAAATAAGCTTCGCGCCTTTATCATCGAAAGAATTACGATTAAATGTCTTTTTGTAGTAATCATACACTTTTCCTGCATTTACATGTGCATCAACTGCCGCTTTATCTTCGAAGAACTTAGATTTACTTTCAACTTCTTCTCCTGTATATCCAAGAATTTGTGAGAATAAATTAAACAAGTTTTCATCCATATTTTCTGCATCAAATGTATGAACACCTTGTCCTCGTTTCCCATCAAATAAGTTGAATGCTCCTGTTTTCTCATCTTGAGCAATTTCAAATGATTGTCTAGCGCCTAATACTCCATAACCGAACCCTGTAATATGATCTACAGCATTATATTTCTCAATTACATTTCCATTTGTTGCATCAACAAAATAATGCCAATATCCTGGAGCTGGCTTTGAAATCGATGCTTTCACTAAATATGCAAGATAGTAATTCCCATCTTTTTCATACACATATAAATCTTTTTTCACACCGTCATAATTCTTTACTTTACCAATTTCTTTCTCAATGCCTGCCTTTGCAATCGTTTCTGCTTGTTCCGCACTAATGCTTGCAAACGCAGGAATATTTTTATCCTCTAAATTCGGAATAACTTGTCCGAAGAATGCTTTTACATTATTTTCTTTATCAAGTGTAACAGTTTGATCTGAACCATACACAGGAATGTTATTATGTTTCTCAACTAACTTCACGTGTGTTGTGCCCGATTCAGCATCTTTTTCTTCCCCAACGACATTGAAATGTTTATCAATATTTCCTGCTAATTTAAACATATCTTTCTTACTCTCTAAATACTGAAAGACTGTCTCTTTTTTATCTAGTCCTTCCGGTGCTTTCCATTCTTCACCTATGTATGCAGGCGTTTTAAATTCTTGATGATATTGAATTTTTTGTTCTTCCGCTTTCGTTGTCGTTGCTCCAAATGTTCCAAATCCCCCGGCGATAACAGTTAAGGCTAATGCTGATGAAATGACTTGCTTTTTCACTATAACATTCCCCATTCCCTAAAGATTTTTGACACTTTTATACAATTCTTATTTTTTAAGCTAATACCTTTTTCCAAAATTTGAGAAAGATTTTTCTGACAATTCCACTCAAAAAAAGAGGACATCCTATTAGGTGTCCTCTTTTCTATAAACGTTTTATTATTTTTTCAATTCAATTGCTAAATAGTGTGATTGTTCTTTCGCTGCAATATGAATATCTTCTTCTACCGCTTCTGCCGCATCACGCATAACAAGTGTCTCACCATTGATTGCACTACTTCCTTCAATTTGAACAAGGTACAACTGACGACCTTCTTTCACTGGAAAATGAATTTCTTTTCCAGCTTCTAACGATAAAGAATATAAATTCGCATCTTGGTGAATTTGAATTGGTGCCTCTCCTTCTAATGGAGATACCATATGGAACCACTCGTTTTCACGCTTACTCCAATCAAATTTAAACTCACCATAGTTTGGCTTATGATCTGCACGGTCTGGTAAAATCCAAATTTGTAATAAACGCAATGTCTCATTTCCTAAATTATGCTCACTATGAAATACACCTGTGCCAGCACTCATATATTGAACATGTCCACGCTCAATTGTTCCGCGGTTCCCCATGCTATCTTCATGTGTTAAAGCACCATCTACAACGTACGAAATGATTTCCATATCGCGGTGTGGATGCATATCAAAACCAGTTTGTGCCGCTACTAAATCATCATTAATAACACGTAATGCTCCAAAGCTCATGTTATTTGGATTATAGTAATTAGCAAAGGAAAAATGAAAATGTGTATTTAACCAACCGTGATTCGCTCTTCCCATATTTTTATGATCAACTTTTCTAAACATATCCTTCACCTCATATTATCTCGAATTCAAGATTTATTTTAAAAATTTTTTCACTGTAATTTTTTTAGTAATTGTAATAATTGATTTTGTTCTTCTATATTTAAATTATGAAACTGCTCCGCTTGGAACGTTTCTTGAGGCGGGACAATTTCCTCATATAAAGCTCTTCCCTTTTCTGTTAATGAAATATATTTCGTAGTACCTTCTTGTTCACGACGAATCCACTCCATTTGCTCCATTTTATTTAAAAGCTGAGTGATATTTCCTTTCGTAACAAATAGCTTATTTCCAAGCTCTTGCTGTGTTAAACGATCATGCCCTCCAACTTGAGCTAGTACATCAAACTGAGCAGCAGATACATTCCATTTTTTCAAATGCTGATTCGTCTCACGAATACTTTTGTTATAAAAACGTGATAAACGAAACCATAATAATAATCCGAGCCTATCTTCAGTTTTCATTCTATCACCTCGCTCGTTTCATACCATTAGTTTAGAACTAAACTTTATGAAAGTCAATTACTTATTTTTAGTAAGAAACAAAGAAAGCACAGCGCTATTTCTCACTATGCTTTACATTAACTTTCTATTTTTATATTCATCGAATTTCCTCTCCGCGAACTTCCTCGCATCTTTTTCAATCCATCTCTCTTCGTACACTTCACTTCCGACATACAACACTTCCCTCTTATGCTGCATCGCATGGCGAAATTCATGCAGTAGTGTTTTGAGCACTTGCTCATACTCTTCCCACATACAAACAAAAATTAATTGTTTTTCTTTATGATAAAAACCGCCTATTGGGAATAGAAACTCTTCCTCTTCTTCTCCTAATGATAGAAGTACATGATTTGCATCACACGTATCACAAAAAATAACTGGCGTTTTACATACTTCAATAAGTGAAAACAAATCATCTCTCAGCCTTTTGACATCCCAAGGAAGCTCCGAATCCAACACATACCAATTCTCCACCTGTTGATATACATTTTGAAACTGGAGTTCCATTTTTCTATAATCCCCTTTCCAAACTCCCTTTTCCTATATGTATGCCACAATATGTAAAATATTAAACCTGCTCTTTCTCCTTTTGAAAAATGACAATAAAAAAAGAATCTATGTCAGCATAGATTCTTTTTACGTAATTACTTTTTTTTCATCACTTTTTTTAATACAAAGTAACCAACTGCACAAACAATAGCAGCAAGTGCAAAATATTTCACATAAGGCCCAGCTACTTTATTAATACTTTCCCACTCTGTTCCTAATTTAAAACCTAGATATACAAATACAATTGACCATGGAATAACAGCTAATGTAGTTAGCGTAATAAACTTAGCATGTGACATTTTTGCAATACCCGCTGGTATAGAAATAGCATGCCGTACAACAGGAA from Bacillus basilensis includes the following:
- a CDS encoding DMT family transporter encodes the protein MEKFKYSLLVLFGACSYGVLSTIFKLGFIDGFSAHQLLGGQYVFGWIGLLLLVLFVSRHKVTKKQFFSLLTVGTTMSMTGIFYAISVEELPASIAVVLLFQFTWIGVVIEAIANRTFPSREKVISIIILFTGTLFAGGVFEGLGQNFSMKGIIFGLLAAASFSFYVFASGRVATEVPPYTKSFLMTTSATLIVCLFFPPTFLTDGALQAGLWKYAFFLGLFGVVVPVICFSIGVPKVGTGLSTILGAAELPTAIIASITLVHEVVTFMQWIGIIFILLGIFTPQLLTARKGKERNSIHTA
- the metG gene encoding methionine--tRNA ligase, whose protein sequence is MSIFIGGAWPYANGSLHLGHIASLLPGDILARYYRAKGENVLYVSGSDCNGTPIAIRAKQEGVTAKKIADKYHEEFERCFQDLGFTYDCYTRTDSEHHHETVQKVFLRLLEEGYIYKKTVEQAYCETCTQFLPDRYVEGICPHCHEAARGDQCDACSAILDPLDLLDKKCKLCGSTPSVQETEHFYFALHTFQHQIKESVEIAKQKGTWRDNAIQLTERYVKEGLQDRTVSRDLPIGVPIPVSGYEGKKIYVWIEAVTGYYSASKHWAEGTGKDDQEFWDREAKTYYVHGKDNIPFHSIIWPAVLLGIGEGAIPRHIVSNEYLTVEKRKLSTSKNWAVWVPDILERYNPDSIRYFLTVNAPENRDTDFSWREFIYSHNSELLGAYGNFVNRTLKFIEKYYDGIVPKGSIDVELKDKVEGLYKNVGEAIEQTKFKVALESIFDAVRFANKYFDERQPWKQREDDPVSCEETIYNCVYLIANFANLLEPFLPFSSERVRNTLSIVKKNWEPQNTLPNQINSVQPLFERIDVKQIECEIEKLYGAVK
- a CDS encoding bifunctional 2-polyprenyl-6-hydroxyphenol methylase/3-demethylubiquinol 3-O-methyltransferase UbiG, which codes for MNQKQLSTRNEKSWNAAAYEAWTNRHGAPADYAKKLIENPMREVDHYLPYIQSPKGKRIINLLGSKGNKAVSLALLGADVTVVDISASNAKYANELAEAAGVSIQYIVSDVLNVQLSESFDIVLLELGVLHYFLDLKPLFQKIATLLKRDGMLILRDYHPVYTKLLGVDHPSFQANGNYFDEELIEDDVAYSILLTEAQKESLPKTTIRRWTLGEIITTLAEEHFKIEKLVEEHGSHQRWVFPSTAPEGIEERIPGLYTLIATACKKGSLHG
- a CDS encoding methyl-accepting chemotaxis protein, whose translation is MKYVSIRKKLLFTLLSISSLFSIALIVILSFAMSQASEIETLKNDVSKRATILKERGDWFQAQVAGLQEYLLSHDQKGLDKFNREGKKLADTREKVTSDKKLPEGMKEAILMGGKWRSVIDNEVLPLAREGKWEEASKIALAQTDYVNDLLGRFTKYANEENDKRDALITDVESSSSLIQYIIFFSLITCTITSILLAWWFSGKLVKPIRQIDEKLKELASQDGDLTARLHVTSKDEIGDIANSFNQMLANLQRIIKQVQQTSTSVKEASENVFIETTSSMENTAKTQETMNALEHNIRSQVSSIEESSTAMDDMTTSVQRIAESASSVASLAVTTSEKADSGNKVIEKSITQMHTINEAVNATSQVVARLITHTNHIDTALQSISNIAEQTNLLALNASIEAARAGEHGKGFAVVADEVRKLAEQSQLAATDINHLLHQIQADTKIANEMMAQGQSEASEGITVIRTAGSSFSEIVNHINKVSTQMQEMSATAEEMAASSEEMNASLNNIASISNEVAAETSQTATSAGNQVNKMSVVAKKASEMKTTVQELEVLVSHFKTNI
- a CDS encoding methyl-accepting chemotaxis protein; translated protein: MSFISIRKKLMFMMGTICALFGIALAFILFSAIDQSRQAEALQKEISPLATQLKERGDAYQVQLSALRGYLLQHDQVELDKFNSMSKLLEDKKEQLLSNPNLSQSVKDTMESGSTWRKFIEEKVFTLAKEQKWEEALQVAYAENGTVYKVIGDFTNYSNEQAKLRDESIKKIDQSSLQIEYVIFLSLVICIIVAIILAWWFSGKLVQPIQQIDSKLKELSSQEGDLTARLQVNSNDEIGTIATSFNKMLENLQHIINRVQKTSVEVQNASENMLEKTNISREATIKVQSSMSNLNASIQSQASSMEESSTAMDDMAVSVQRIAESASSVTELAVVTSEQANDGSTVIQKSVSQMTTIHDAVNATSEVVERLITHTKYIDTAVQSISNIAEQTNLLALNASIEAARAGEQGKGFAVVADEVRKLAEQSKTAATDINQLLHQIQQDTETASSMMSQGRSEAFEGIHVIREAGNSFTTIVEQVNKVSTQMQDISATAEEMAASAEEMNASLNNIASISTEVSSETAATAQSAEQKVITMNEMTVTARQMKQTVEELDQLVSHFKTE
- a CDS encoding metal-sulfur cluster assembly factor, which translates into the protein MSQEAFENKLYANLEAVIDPELGVDIVNLGLVYDVTADENNNAVITMTMTSIGCLMAGQIVSDVKKVLSTNVPEVNEIEVNVVWNPPWSKERMSRMAKIALGIRD